A window of the Acidovorax sp. YS12 genome harbors these coding sequences:
- the flhA gene encoding flagellar biosynthesis protein FlhA, producing the protein MNTSLTALRQWTSSNGAMVQGLSAPLLVVAILALMVLPIPAWLLDTFFTLNIAVALMVMMVAAYMIRPLDFAAFPSVLLLTTLMRLSLNVASTRVVLLEGHTGPGAAGAVIEAFGHFLIGGNFAVGLIVFAILVVINFVVVTKGAERIAEVSARFTLDAMPGKQMAVDADLNAGLINEDEAKRRRAEVQEEAAFFGSMDGASKFVRGDAVAGILILLINIVGGFAIGMAQHGLSASEAANSYILLAVGDALVAQIPGLLISVAAAMVISRVGKEQDMGGQIVRQLFMSPRVLGVTAGILVLLGLIPGMPHVVFLAMGSLFGYGAWLLVQREKQAAATAAAATEAPPAPASDGEASWDDLQPIDLLGLELGYRLIALVDKSRQGDLLTRIKGVRRKFAQEVGFLPPAVHVRDNLELKPSAYRITLRGVVVGEGEAFPGMFLAINPGGISTPLIGTPTTDPAFGLPAHWIDGAQREAAQMAGFTVVDSETVMATHLSHLMQVHAAKLLSRTETQQLVEHVARLAPKLIEEVVPKMVSITTFQKVLQLLLEESVHIRDIRTIIETLAEHATATQDPVELARRVRIALSPAIVQQIYGPTRELSVIAIEPGLERLLVQALGNAANGPSLDPGVADMLTQKAAEVALHQEEMGMPACLLVPDAIRGAISRLVRRVAPRLQVLAHSEIPETHTIRIGPILKGAA; encoded by the coding sequence ATGAACACCTCTCTGACCGCATTGCGCCAGTGGACCAGCAGCAACGGTGCCATGGTCCAGGGCCTGTCCGCCCCGCTGCTCGTGGTGGCCATCCTGGCACTCATGGTGCTGCCCATCCCGGCCTGGCTGCTCGATACCTTCTTCACCCTCAACATCGCCGTGGCGCTGATGGTGATGATGGTGGCCGCGTACATGATCCGGCCGCTGGATTTCGCCGCCTTCCCCTCGGTGCTGCTGCTGACTACGCTGATGCGCCTGTCGCTCAACGTCGCCTCCACCCGCGTGGTGCTGCTGGAAGGCCACACCGGCCCGGGCGCGGCCGGCGCGGTGATCGAGGCCTTCGGCCACTTCCTGATCGGCGGCAACTTCGCGGTCGGCCTGATCGTGTTCGCCATCCTCGTGGTCATCAACTTCGTCGTGGTGACCAAGGGCGCCGAGCGTATCGCCGAAGTGTCGGCGCGCTTCACCCTGGACGCCATGCCCGGCAAGCAGATGGCGGTGGACGCCGACCTCAACGCCGGCCTCATCAACGAGGACGAAGCCAAGCGCCGCCGCGCCGAGGTGCAGGAAGAAGCCGCCTTCTTCGGCTCCATGGACGGCGCCAGCAAGTTCGTGCGCGGCGACGCCGTTGCCGGCATCCTGATCCTGCTCATCAACATCGTCGGCGGCTTCGCCATCGGCATGGCGCAGCACGGCCTGTCAGCCAGCGAAGCCGCCAACAGCTACATCCTGCTGGCGGTCGGCGACGCGCTGGTGGCGCAGATCCCCGGCCTGCTGATCTCCGTGGCTGCCGCCATGGTGATCTCGCGCGTGGGCAAGGAGCAGGACATGGGCGGCCAGATCGTGCGCCAGCTCTTCATGTCGCCGCGCGTGCTGGGCGTCACGGCCGGCATCCTGGTCCTGCTGGGCCTGATCCCCGGCATGCCGCACGTGGTGTTTCTCGCCATGGGCAGCCTGTTCGGCTACGGCGCCTGGCTGCTGGTACAGCGTGAGAAGCAGGCCGCAGCCACGGCCGCAGCCGCGACCGAAGCCCCTCCCGCCCCGGCGAGCGACGGCGAAGCCAGCTGGGACGATCTGCAGCCCATCGACCTGCTGGGCCTGGAGCTGGGCTACCGCCTGATCGCGCTGGTGGACAAGAGCCGCCAAGGCGACCTGCTCACGCGCATCAAGGGCGTGCGGCGCAAGTTCGCGCAGGAGGTGGGCTTCCTGCCGCCCGCCGTGCACGTGCGCGACAACCTCGAACTCAAGCCCAGCGCGTACCGCATCACGCTGCGCGGCGTGGTCGTGGGCGAGGGCGAGGCCTTCCCCGGCATGTTCCTGGCCATCAACCCCGGCGGCATCAGCACGCCGCTGATCGGCACGCCCACCACCGACCCGGCGTTCGGCCTGCCCGCGCACTGGATCGACGGCGCGCAGCGCGAAGCGGCGCAAATGGCCGGTTTCACGGTCGTTGATTCCGAGACCGTGATGGCCACCCATTTGTCACACTTGATGCAAGTGCACGCCGCCAAGCTCCTGTCGCGCACCGAGACGCAGCAACTCGTGGAGCACGTGGCAAGGCTGGCACCCAAGCTCATCGAAGAGGTGGTACCGAAGATGGTCTCGATCACGACCTTCCAGAAGGTGCTGCAGCTTCTGCTGGAGGAATCCGTGCATATCCGCGACATCCGCACCATCATCGAAACACTGGCCGAGCACGCCACCGCCACGCAGGATCCGGTGGAGCTGGCGCGCCGCGTGCGCATCGCGCTGTCGCCCGCCATCGTCCAGCAGATCTACGGGCCCACGCGCGAACTCAGCGTGATCGCCATCGAGCCCGGCTTGGAGCGCCTGCTGGTGCAAGCCCTGGGCAATGCCGCCAACGGCCCCTCGCTCGACCCTGGCGTGGCCGACATGCTCACGCAAAAAGCTGCCGAAGTCGCCCTGCACCAGGAGGAAATGGGCATGCCCGCCTGCCTGCTCGTGCCCGACGCCATCCGGGGCGCCATTTCCCGCCTGGTGCGCCGCGTCGCGCCCCGGCTGCAGGTACTCGCGCACAGCGAGATCCCTGAAACCCACACCATCCGCATCGGCCCGATTCTCAAAGGTGCAGCATGA
- the flgM gene encoding flagellar biosynthesis anti-sigma factor FlgM has product MKIGQHPEIANALSQPAKQQAKAAAPAAQAVAQSTVATSSGAPVTFSNATRSLDSASRTQGDFDANKVKAMREAIQNGTFKVNAEAIADKMLANAQEVFARVHN; this is encoded by the coding sequence ATGAAGATAGGTCAGCACCCGGAAATCGCCAATGCGCTGTCGCAGCCTGCCAAGCAGCAGGCCAAGGCCGCCGCGCCTGCGGCGCAAGCCGTTGCCCAAAGCACCGTGGCAACGAGCAGCGGTGCGCCGGTCACGTTCTCGAACGCGACGCGCAGCCTCGACTCCGCCAGCCGCACCCAGGGCGACTTCGACGCCAACAAGGTCAAGGCCATGCGCGAGGCCATCCAGAACGGCACGTTCAAGGTCAATGCCGAAGCCATTGCCGACAAGATGCTGGCCAACGCCCAGGAAGTGTTCGCGCGCGTGCACAACTGA
- the flhF gene encoding flagellar biosynthesis protein FlhF — MNIKRFHAATSREALAKARMAFGDGTLILSNRATANGVEVVATAEDTLHALDQDSAPSARPALQSMQPSEEPRRAAPAPSARPAPAPTPAPARRSVEADTEQLAMSTLSFQDYVRERMLRRRHEAMHGAPPAAKAEPAMPERLPTFAERARDSQPEHTRGFTPEPQPRAREFAPERPSAREPEFIAREPQRAPAPVHEPRPAPAAPVVARHNPLRSIPMDLPEEPRRRAEPAISQQGLMNELQAMKELIEDRFNTLSWLGQARQDPIQSNLMLKLIRAGYSPALSRAILERLPEDLSAADAVRWLMEVLERNLKTDARMEPLYEEGGIFALVGATGVGKTTTTAKLAAMCARQYGPGSVGLITLDTYRVGAHEQLRSFGRMLGVVAHLAHDRAALQDLLGLLVGKKMVLIDTTGVAPRDPRKREMEEVLDLPGVQRLLVLNAGCHGDTLDDVLDAFKTSGAPQQAILSKIDEAVKLGPAMDALIRHQTLLRGVTNGQRVPEDWEAANAHQLIQQSMRAPAKSAFDPKAMELNFFFSPGPQHA; from the coding sequence ATGAACATCAAACGCTTCCACGCCGCCACCTCGCGTGAGGCCCTGGCCAAGGCCCGCATGGCCTTCGGCGACGGCACCTTGATCCTGTCCAACCGCGCCACCGCCAACGGCGTGGAGGTCGTGGCCACCGCCGAGGACACGCTGCACGCGCTCGACCAGGACAGCGCCCCCTCCGCACGGCCCGCGCTGCAGTCCATGCAGCCCAGCGAAGAACCGCGCCGCGCCGCGCCCGCGCCGAGCGCGCGGCCCGCCCCCGCGCCCACCCCTGCGCCCGCGCGCCGCAGCGTCGAGGCCGACACCGAACAGCTGGCCATGAGCACCCTGTCGTTCCAGGACTACGTACGCGAACGCATGCTGCGCCGCCGCCACGAGGCCATGCACGGCGCCCCCCCGGCCGCGAAGGCCGAGCCCGCCATGCCGGAACGCCTGCCCACCTTCGCCGAGCGCGCGCGCGACTCCCAGCCCGAACACACGCGCGGCTTCACGCCCGAGCCGCAGCCGCGTGCGCGCGAGTTCGCGCCCGAGCGCCCGAGCGCGCGCGAGCCCGAATTCATCGCCCGCGAGCCCCAGCGAGCCCCAGCGCCCGTGCATGAACCGCGCCCCGCGCCCGCCGCGCCGGTGGTGGCGCGCCACAATCCGCTGCGCAGCATTCCGATGGACCTGCCCGAGGAGCCGCGCCGCCGCGCCGAGCCCGCCATCAGCCAGCAAGGGCTGATGAACGAGCTGCAGGCCATGAAGGAGCTGATCGAGGACCGCTTCAACACCCTGTCCTGGCTGGGCCAGGCGCGGCAGGACCCGATCCAGTCGAACCTGATGCTCAAGCTGATCCGCGCGGGCTACTCCCCGGCGCTGTCGCGCGCCATCCTGGAGCGCCTGCCTGAAGACCTTTCCGCCGCCGACGCCGTGCGCTGGCTCATGGAAGTGCTGGAGCGCAACCTCAAGACCGACGCACGCATGGAGCCGCTGTACGAGGAAGGCGGCATCTTCGCCCTGGTCGGCGCCACGGGCGTGGGCAAGACCACCACCACGGCCAAGCTCGCCGCGATGTGCGCGCGCCAGTACGGCCCGGGCAGCGTCGGCCTGATCACGCTCGACACCTACCGCGTGGGCGCGCACGAGCAGTTGCGCAGCTTCGGTCGCATGCTCGGCGTGGTGGCCCACCTGGCGCACGACCGCGCCGCGCTGCAGGACCTGCTGGGCCTGCTGGTGGGCAAGAAGATGGTGCTGATCGACACCACCGGCGTGGCCCCGCGCGACCCGCGCAAGCGCGAGATGGAAGAAGTGCTCGACCTGCCCGGCGTGCAGCGCCTGCTGGTGCTGAACGCCGGCTGCCACGGCGATACGCTGGACGACGTGCTCGACGCCTTCAAGACCAGCGGCGCGCCGCAGCAAGCCATCCTCTCGAAAATCGACGAGGCCGTGAAGCTTGGCCCCGCCATGGACGCGCTGATCCGCCACCAGACGCTGCTGCGCGGCGTGACCAACGGCCAGCGCGTGCCCGAAGACTGGGAAGCCGCCAACGCGCACCAGCTCATCCAGCAGTCCATGCGCGCGCCGGCCAAGTCGGCGTTCGACCCCAAGGCCATGGAACTGAACTTCTTCTTCTCGCCCGGGCCGCAGCATGCTTGA
- a CDS encoding RNA polymerase sigma factor FliA, which translates to MYTAKGQLDRDALLRQHVPLVRRIAHHMIAKLPPNVELDDLIQVGMIGLAEALSRYEAAQGVQFETFATQRIRGAMLDELRDSDWMSRSSRKSQKDIEQALHRVEQRLGRSPLESEIAAELGMSLEDYQSLLGKVRGTQLVYLEDMHHDDGDEGFLDRHVADAGADPLAMLRDQRLRDALVRAIQALPEREQHIMGMYYEHDMNLKEIAAVLGVTESRVCQLHSQAVARLRTKMRAH; encoded by the coding sequence ATGTACACCGCCAAAGGCCAGCTCGACCGCGATGCCCTGCTGCGCCAGCATGTACCGCTGGTGCGGCGCATTGCGCACCACATGATCGCCAAGCTGCCGCCCAACGTGGAGCTCGACGATCTGATCCAGGTCGGCATGATCGGCCTGGCCGAGGCGCTGTCGCGCTACGAGGCGGCGCAGGGCGTGCAGTTCGAAACCTTCGCCACCCAGCGCATCCGCGGCGCCATGCTCGACGAGCTGCGCGACAGCGACTGGATGAGCCGCAGCTCGCGCAAGAGCCAGAAGGACATCGAGCAGGCGCTGCACCGCGTCGAGCAGCGGCTCGGGCGCAGCCCGCTGGAATCCGAGATCGCCGCCGAGCTGGGCATGAGCCTGGAGGACTACCAGAGCCTGCTGGGCAAGGTGCGCGGCACCCAGCTTGTCTACCTCGAAGACATGCACCATGACGATGGCGACGAGGGCTTTCTCGACCGCCACGTGGCCGACGCAGGCGCCGACCCGCTGGCTATGCTGCGCGACCAGCGCCTGCGCGACGCGCTGGTGCGTGCCATCCAGGCCCTGCCCGAGCGCGAGCAGCACATCATGGGCATGTACTACGAGCACGACATGAACCTGAAAGAGATCGCCGCCGTGCTCGGCGTGACCGAATCGCGCGTGTGCCAGCTGCACAGCCAGGCCGTCGCCCGCCTGCGCACCAAGATGCGGGCGCATTGA